A single window of Micrococcaceae bacterium Sec5.1 DNA harbors:
- a CDS encoding DegT/DnrJ/EryC1/StrS family aminotransferase, which produces MTTSETSLARIDVMKPWLGEEEAQAVAEVIASGWVAQGPKVKEFEEAFALEQQAAFAVAVSSCTSALHLALAVAGVGPGDDVIVPSFSFIATANAPSYVGAQVVFADVNVLTGCVTAETIAAALTPATRAVIAVDQGGVPVDLDPIRALCDPLGITVVEDAACGIGSRYRGHPVGAGAELAAWSFHPRKILTTGEGGMLSTPRQDLADRSRRLREHAMSVSAADRHASILAPAEEYLEIGFNYRMTDLQAAVGIVQLARLHQAVQRRRELAANYAQAFAGIEGLRLVDDPVYGTGNFQSCWLEVGTAFPLGRDSLMTRLAEDGISARRGIMAAHRQPAYARTAKGAVSLAATEWLTDHTLILPLYHQLTLGDQVRVIDSVLRAAGQGR; this is translated from the coding sequence ATGACCACCTCCGAAACTTCCCTGGCACGCATCGACGTGATGAAACCGTGGCTTGGGGAAGAAGAAGCCCAAGCAGTGGCCGAGGTCATCGCTTCCGGTTGGGTGGCCCAAGGCCCCAAAGTCAAGGAGTTCGAGGAAGCCTTCGCCCTGGAGCAACAGGCTGCTTTCGCCGTCGCCGTTTCCAGCTGCACCTCAGCCCTGCATCTGGCACTGGCTGTCGCAGGTGTTGGTCCGGGAGACGACGTCATTGTTCCCTCCTTCTCCTTCATTGCCACGGCAAACGCCCCCAGTTATGTAGGGGCCCAGGTGGTCTTTGCCGACGTCAACGTACTCACAGGTTGTGTCACCGCTGAAACGATTGCCGCCGCGTTGACGCCTGCTACACGGGCCGTCATAGCCGTGGACCAAGGCGGAGTACCCGTGGATCTCGATCCCATCCGTGCCCTATGCGACCCCCTGGGCATCACCGTGGTGGAAGACGCAGCCTGCGGCATCGGTTCCCGCTACCGCGGCCACCCCGTAGGAGCCGGCGCCGAACTGGCGGCTTGGTCCTTCCACCCCCGCAAAATCCTCACCACAGGCGAGGGCGGGATGCTGTCCACGCCGCGGCAGGACCTCGCAGACCGGTCCCGCCGGCTCCGCGAACACGCAATGAGCGTCTCAGCCGCGGACCGTCATGCCAGCATCCTTGCCCCCGCCGAGGAATACCTCGAAATAGGGTTCAACTACCGCATGACCGACCTGCAGGCCGCCGTCGGGATCGTCCAGCTCGCCCGCCTGCACCAAGCAGTACAACGCAGGCGCGAACTGGCCGCCAACTACGCACAGGCCTTCGCTGGTATCGAAGGCCTCCGTTTAGTGGACGACCCCGTATACGGAACCGGAAACTTCCAATCCTGCTGGTTGGAAGTAGGCACGGCTTTCCCCCTGGGAAGAGACTCCCTGATGACCCGCCTGGCAGAGGACGGAATATCGGCACGACGCGGCATCATGGCCGCACACAGGCAACCTGCCTACGCCCGGACAGCCAAGGGCGCGGTTTCGCTGGCAGCAACTGAATGGCTGACAGACCACACATTGATCCTGCCTCTGTACCACCAACTCACCCTGGGTGACCAGGTCCGGGTCATCGACTCAGTGCTCCGCGCGGCAGGACAGGGAAGATGA
- a CDS encoding glycosyltransferase has product MSDDQLQGRPHMLFFRRVKPGLAPFLSQHLDDQIRVLGHFYDVKIISRDCDYAQECELFEPEITVFESGVYSYNQRIRNTNAHAEIPKLGFLHSDAYDLARAVFISKMAEWGIETFFTTSTSMAEYTPEIAQNLFVWPNSIDPHTFRDFGLAKNIPVLVTGSQERHYPWRNAVNRALAERFPTMTMPHFGWGNGTERLVVGTDYAKLLSASYFVPACGSMAREVVRKQLEIPAAGACLVTERSTRLEAFGFSDMVNCVFADQANVVEKLDDLWRDQDRLKGIITEGHNLVHSHHADANRSQVREWLELYRQRTPGQKIIQETPCSSLTLVDKSASAPILVGPGLDRVQLTDGWRLLRSHMLDDAEREFLKCLNYYFIPEAIPGLVFTSLAKGDAHAALGWATQALKRSMQDTGAIDPDPVLWACRIRALICAGEVSAAISSAKRYPHLKHIELDRVRLAVSELLSSTDYASPDVPIYGWEPRPSIAPVPVLDLHAWKQEFEQFLASCGQFESSPGEAGSGFQIRRSFRAKRLPLLQQLFPAAKRSFAGLLDSGTIVRLRMALSPLKQLLVGTAWSRRIKETVGRERLSRAIVIGRLDGTDRRALEWGRSLNPWLPLLDFSDSFSQADARGLLRGGGRYVLLLADFQLGPLIAPDAAEISKLAGFGLVLIRGTTTPDGYRTFSGLLESRCFTVVAHDPSKGTAVLRQSGLVDHGRATRPAADSDMAANTDGRSE; this is encoded by the coding sequence GTGTCAGATGACCAACTGCAGGGCCGTCCCCATATGCTATTTTTCCGGCGAGTAAAGCCGGGCTTGGCACCGTTCCTGTCGCAGCATCTCGACGATCAAATCCGGGTACTCGGCCATTTCTATGATGTCAAGATCATCAGCCGTGACTGTGATTATGCTCAGGAGTGTGAACTTTTCGAACCAGAAATCACCGTCTTTGAGTCGGGCGTCTACTCGTACAATCAGCGCATAAGGAATACAAATGCCCACGCCGAAATACCCAAGCTGGGCTTTCTTCACTCAGACGCCTACGATCTCGCACGCGCAGTCTTTATTTCCAAGATGGCGGAATGGGGGATCGAAACGTTCTTTACGACGTCGACGTCAATGGCGGAGTACACCCCGGAGATCGCGCAAAATCTCTTTGTGTGGCCCAATTCGATAGACCCCCACACGTTTCGAGATTTCGGTCTGGCCAAAAACATACCTGTACTCGTTACGGGCAGTCAGGAGCGGCACTACCCGTGGCGGAATGCCGTCAATCGCGCCCTCGCCGAGAGGTTTCCCACCATGACTATGCCCCATTTTGGTTGGGGAAACGGTACCGAACGCCTGGTCGTGGGAACGGACTATGCCAAATTGCTAAGTGCGAGCTATTTTGTACCGGCATGCGGCAGCATGGCTAGAGAAGTGGTGCGAAAGCAGCTCGAGATTCCTGCCGCGGGCGCCTGTTTAGTTACGGAACGGTCGACTCGACTTGAAGCGTTCGGATTTTCGGACATGGTTAATTGCGTCTTCGCGGATCAAGCCAACGTGGTAGAAAAGCTAGACGATCTCTGGCGTGATCAGGACCGATTAAAAGGCATCATCACAGAAGGCCACAACCTTGTTCATTCCCATCATGCTGACGCAAACCGAAGTCAGGTTCGGGAGTGGCTTGAACTTTATCGGCAACGGACCCCTGGCCAGAAGATTATCCAGGAAACGCCGTGCTCCTCGCTAACCCTTGTTGACAAGAGCGCCTCGGCCCCCATCCTAGTCGGCCCTGGACTGGACCGTGTCCAACTTACGGACGGTTGGCGGCTTTTGAGATCACATATGCTCGACGATGCTGAACGCGAGTTTCTTAAATGTTTGAACTACTACTTCATTCCCGAGGCAATCCCGGGACTTGTCTTCACCAGCCTCGCCAAAGGTGATGCCCATGCGGCACTGGGGTGGGCGACTCAGGCGCTCAAACGATCCATGCAAGACACTGGTGCCATTGATCCTGATCCCGTCCTTTGGGCCTGCCGTATCCGGGCCCTCATTTGCGCCGGTGAAGTGTCTGCTGCGATCTCCTCGGCTAAAAGGTACCCGCATCTAAAGCACATCGAACTGGACAGGGTACGACTTGCCGTCAGCGAGTTGTTGTCGTCGACAGATTACGCTTCGCCGGATGTTCCCATCTACGGATGGGAGCCACGCCCATCGATTGCACCTGTTCCAGTCTTAGATCTGCATGCATGGAAACAGGAGTTCGAACAATTTTTGGCGAGCTGTGGGCAGTTTGAGTCTTCCCCCGGAGAAGCCGGCAGCGGATTCCAAATCAGAAGGTCCTTTAGGGCAAAGCGACTGCCACTCTTGCAACAGCTGTTTCCAGCCGCCAAGCGCTCCTTCGCTGGCCTGCTTGACTCGGGAACCATCGTTCGACTGCGGATGGCTTTGTCCCCACTAAAGCAGCTCTTAGTGGGCACGGCATGGTCAAGGAGGATCAAGGAGACGGTCGGACGGGAGAGGCTTTCCCGGGCCATTGTCATCGGCCGACTAGACGGAACAGATAGGCGCGCACTGGAGTGGGGGCGGAGTCTAAATCCCTGGTTGCCTCTTCTCGATTTTTCAGACTCTTTTAGCCAGGCGGATGCTCGCGGCTTACTGAGGGGTGGTGGGAGGTACGTGCTGCTTTTGGCAGACTTTCAATTGGGCCCGTTGATCGCCCCGGACGCGGCCGAGATATCAAAACTCGCTGGTTTCGGTCTGGTACTAATCCGCGGAACCACGACCCCAGATGGCTATAGGACGTTTTCCGGTCTGCTTGAATCCCGATGTTTCACGGTCGTGGCCCATGACCCCTCCAAGGGAACAGCAGTGCTCAGACAATCTGGCCTTGTTGACCATGGCCGGGCCACGCGCCCAGCGGCCGATTCCGACATGGCGGCAAACACCGATGGAAGGAGCGAATGA
- a CDS encoding glycosyltransferase, producing MMDTIVYLSGTRWSSLPGTDKMLARSLARHNRVLWIDHPVPIHSYKDVREHFGRSLLGIPEAVAPGIARLRLPALPGVGKPVSRSATEILASRCVESALARTEGRIAGVVNSSPILRFPAHTGGGIRLLHLTDDWLAGAKLMGFAPIYLRRVLQANIESADVISAVSEDLASKISHSSGRPIEVVPNGCSTSTLALGLRRRQVVALVGQLNERLDLDVLESVVASDVAMLVIGPRADGDPVAGSRLDALLSRPNVDWRGPMPQEEVQRLLQTVSVGITPYADTEFNRSSFPLKTLEYLSAGLQVVATDLPSARWIGSSAVSIAANPSDFARQVTDSLRQPVTAARRQEIAATVLKHSWDTRADCIEKLLSAKREAASATHGSSTPLMFETGRVMSATEPNPNVDHVLLTRFNLPSKGFESIVRAKDGWLRNRIQLFETYCLPSVIAQSQKNFHWIIYLDPQSPAWLVQRIGELSVGGRFHPIYREEVDALDLLKDIRDVTGQSAKHLLTTNLDNDDGLSSDFVARVQAIEAPELPSVVFFTAGLVKCNNSLFLRTDRRNAFCSVLSDWNEPTTCWSSWHDQIGKTMPSIRVEGTPGWLQVVHGLNVSNRTRGRLVSPTKFIHAFPGLMLDVQEPDRFMLFHDFIIGRPRRILREACRAALKSVTIALLGRSGIDRVKVVAACIRREVGKCN from the coding sequence ATGATGGACACTATTGTGTATTTGTCCGGCACGCGCTGGAGCAGCCTTCCCGGGACCGACAAGATGCTTGCACGATCGCTAGCCAGACATAATCGTGTGCTATGGATCGATCATCCCGTACCGATTCACAGCTACAAGGATGTCCGAGAGCATTTTGGGAGAAGCCTCTTGGGGATCCCCGAAGCTGTGGCACCTGGAATAGCCAGGTTACGTTTGCCGGCCCTGCCCGGCGTCGGGAAGCCTGTCTCGCGTTCTGCAACAGAGATTCTCGCGAGTCGCTGTGTGGAGTCCGCGTTGGCGAGGACAGAAGGGCGCATCGCGGGCGTCGTCAATTCGTCTCCCATTTTGCGCTTTCCCGCGCACACCGGGGGCGGGATCCGCCTCCTGCATTTGACCGATGACTGGCTCGCAGGGGCCAAGCTAATGGGCTTCGCCCCCATCTATTTACGTCGGGTGCTTCAAGCGAACATCGAATCAGCAGACGTAATCTCGGCGGTCTCAGAGGACCTTGCCTCCAAGATCTCCCATAGCTCGGGCAGGCCTATTGAGGTGGTGCCCAATGGCTGCAGCACCTCAACCCTTGCTCTGGGTTTGCGGCGTCGTCAAGTCGTTGCCCTTGTTGGTCAGCTGAACGAGCGACTGGATCTCGACGTCCTGGAATCGGTAGTTGCCTCAGACGTTGCCATGCTCGTTATTGGCCCCAGGGCTGACGGTGATCCAGTCGCTGGCTCAAGACTGGACGCCCTGTTGTCACGGCCCAACGTGGACTGGAGGGGACCTATGCCACAAGAAGAGGTTCAGCGATTGTTACAAACCGTCTCGGTCGGCATCACCCCTTATGCTGACACCGAGTTCAACCGATCGAGTTTTCCACTGAAGACGCTTGAGTACCTTTCAGCAGGTCTGCAAGTCGTGGCTACCGATTTGCCGTCAGCCAGATGGATTGGATCCTCGGCTGTGTCCATAGCTGCAAACCCATCCGACTTCGCAAGGCAGGTCACAGACTCCCTTCGTCAGCCAGTTACTGCTGCGCGTCGACAGGAAATTGCTGCAACTGTTCTCAAACACTCCTGGGACACACGGGCAGACTGCATTGAGAAGTTGTTGTCTGCTAAAAGGGAGGCAGCTTCTGCAACCCATGGGTCGTCCACGCCCCTGATGTTCGAAACTGGCCGCGTCATGTCAGCGACAGAACCTAATCCCAATGTCGACCACGTCCTTCTCACTCGATTCAACCTGCCTTCCAAGGGCTTCGAAAGCATCGTGCGCGCCAAGGACGGATGGCTGCGAAACCGAATACAACTGTTTGAGACCTACTGCCTTCCTTCAGTTATTGCACAGAGCCAAAAGAACTTCCATTGGATCATTTATCTGGATCCACAAAGTCCTGCCTGGCTGGTCCAACGCATCGGCGAACTTAGCGTCGGCGGCCGATTTCATCCCATCTATCGCGAAGAGGTCGACGCATTAGATTTACTGAAGGACATCAGAGATGTTACCGGCCAGAGCGCAAAGCACCTCCTGACAACAAATCTCGACAATGATGATGGCTTGTCATCCGACTTTGTGGCGCGGGTACAGGCGATCGAGGCTCCCGAGTTGCCGTCCGTAGTATTTTTTACGGCGGGTCTAGTGAAATGCAACAATTCCCTTTTCCTCCGAACCGATCGAAGAAACGCTTTCTGTTCTGTCCTTAGCGATTGGAATGAACCCACTACTTGCTGGTCCTCGTGGCATGACCAGATAGGCAAGACCATGCCGTCAATACGTGTCGAAGGGACGCCAGGATGGCTTCAGGTGGTTCATGGATTGAATGTCAGCAATAGAACACGCGGAAGGCTGGTATCTCCAACGAAATTCATCCATGCCTTCCCGGGACTTATGCTTGATGTACAGGAACCCGACCGATTTATGCTCTTCCATGATTTCATAATTGGGCGACCACGACGAATACTCCGCGAAGCATGCCGAGCTGCGCTTAAATCCGTCACCATCGCTTTACTTGGAAGATCGGGAATCGACAGAGTAAAAGTTGTTGCTGCCTGTATCCGTCGGGAGGTTGGAAAATGCAACTGA
- a CDS encoding glycosyltransferase family 4 protein — translation MMVRTHEVYAAGEPRILLIKTRGRSTVERRERQLRESSGAEPRSLLFEDTLHCDVLDENTIQNTGGFRAHIYRRLPGFAAQAFEAARLSRSYDVVITWSERHSVAVAALFAILRIRTPHLAMMFWLSKPAVRWPLRLARTGIDRIVTWSSIQRSVAIEQIGFRPDDVVLVRHPVDLEFFKPVDSEREIIFSAGSTQRDFPTFADAVRGLDVPVHIAASLVVALDGYKIITRDVRDEPGWPENCQVGPLTSVELRDAYAAAKMVVVPLLPTDIDAGVNVILEGMAMGRPVIVSQTKGQVDVVHDGETGVFVPTEDSSALRSRMESFLADPEAAEEMGRRGRAYVEQHHRLEDFIDHVRSNVLELSARPSRRNFWSRRSGVPVKSS, via the coding sequence ATGATGGTCCGAACGCATGAGGTCTACGCTGCAGGCGAGCCGAGAATCCTCCTCATCAAGACCAGGGGACGCTCCACAGTGGAGCGGCGCGAACGCCAGCTCCGCGAGTCCTCCGGCGCAGAGCCACGGAGCTTGCTCTTTGAGGACACGCTCCATTGCGATGTCCTGGACGAAAACACCATTCAAAACACAGGAGGTTTCCGGGCACACATCTATAGGCGCTTGCCGGGCTTTGCCGCTCAGGCCTTTGAAGCCGCACGGTTGAGCCGCTCCTACGACGTGGTCATTACGTGGTCGGAAAGGCATTCAGTTGCCGTTGCGGCACTATTTGCGATCCTTCGTATCAGGACTCCGCATTTGGCCATGATGTTCTGGCTATCAAAACCAGCAGTTCGATGGCCTCTCAGGCTTGCCCGGACCGGCATTGACAGAATCGTGACGTGGAGCTCAATCCAACGCAGCGTGGCGATTGAACAGATTGGATTTAGACCCGACGACGTAGTCCTCGTCCGTCACCCAGTAGATCTGGAATTCTTCAAACCTGTCGATTCCGAGCGTGAAATCATCTTTTCAGCAGGATCCACTCAACGGGACTTTCCGACCTTCGCAGACGCAGTCAGGGGGTTGGACGTTCCCGTTCATATAGCCGCCTCGCTGGTGGTTGCCCTTGACGGATACAAAATCATCACGCGGGACGTTCGTGATGAACCGGGCTGGCCAGAGAACTGCCAGGTCGGACCACTCACGTCCGTTGAGTTGCGCGATGCGTATGCCGCCGCCAAGATGGTCGTCGTCCCGCTGTTGCCCACGGACATTGACGCAGGAGTGAACGTCATTCTCGAGGGCATGGCCATGGGAAGACCTGTCATTGTCTCTCAAACCAAGGGCCAGGTGGACGTAGTTCATGATGGGGAAACCGGCGTATTCGTGCCGACAGAAGACTCCTCGGCCCTCAGGAGTCGCATGGAGTCTTTCCTGGCCGACCCGGAAGCTGCGGAGGAAATGGGGCGTCGTGGACGCGCCTACGTGGAGCAACACCACCGTTTGGAAGACTTCATAGACCACGTCAGGAGCAATGTGCTCGAGTTGTCGGCGCGGCCAAGCAGAAGGAACTTTTGGTCCCGGAGAAGCGGCGTACCAGTAAAGTCCAGCTAG
- a CDS encoding acetyltransferase encodes MTELLLIAASGLAREVLAMVRNTGQYDVIGILDDDEDKLGRVVDGAHVLGPIRDALTFPHAMLLVCIGSGRGRESVVMRLRTLGLAEDRYATAIDSSVHPPEGCRIGLGSILLANVTMTASVTVGSHVVAMPGVTLTHDDVVSDFATLAAGVSLGGNVHIGRAAYIGMNASVRERRTVGAGATIGMGAAVLTDVPAEETWAGVPARVIRRGFSPELEDAL; translated from the coding sequence ATGACCGAGCTCCTCCTCATCGCCGCCAGCGGACTCGCCCGCGAGGTCCTGGCCATGGTCCGCAACACCGGACAATACGACGTCATCGGAATCCTGGACGACGACGAGGACAAACTCGGGCGCGTGGTGGACGGCGCCCACGTACTGGGCCCCATCCGCGATGCCCTGACCTTCCCACACGCCATGCTGCTGGTCTGTATTGGATCCGGCCGAGGACGCGAAAGCGTCGTCATGCGGTTACGCACCCTGGGCCTTGCGGAAGACCGCTACGCAACGGCGATCGACTCATCTGTACATCCGCCGGAGGGATGCAGGATCGGCCTTGGCAGCATTCTCCTGGCGAACGTCACCATGACAGCCTCCGTCACAGTGGGAAGCCACGTAGTAGCCATGCCCGGCGTCACGCTCACGCACGACGACGTCGTCAGCGACTTCGCCACCCTGGCCGCAGGCGTATCCCTCGGCGGGAACGTCCACATCGGCCGCGCAGCCTACATCGGCATGAACGCCAGCGTCCGCGAGCGCCGCACCGTCGGCGCCGGCGCAACCATCGGCATGGGAGCGGCCGTGCTTACTGATGTTCCCGCCGAGGAAACCTGGGCCGGGGTGCCCGCACGCGTTATCCGCCGCGGATTTTCTCCTGAGCTGGAGGATGCCTTGTGA
- a CDS encoding oligosaccharide flippase family protein, producing MVFVVRIVSPNDFGVFAVALVVHAVVSSFGELGLSSCISRRDLDPERVGPTVATLAWVSSFALAAITALSAEPLATALGSIHAANPIRVLSISIFLGGLFTVPGALLVREFRQGRILLASAVAFLPMNGLLLLLALNGDGAMAFAWSRVVGQLISGLVMVASVKRQYWPRINVHEILPLLRFGLPLAGANLLTYVFLNADFAIIGRSLGTEQLGIYTLAFTIASWPTSILSSTINSVAMPAFSAASSDSEDLTRLLRSSTTIVALLAFPIAALSMVLATPLLIVVYGDKWSPAAPVLSVLAVYGALFSISLLLSNLLVGTGRSGVVFLVQGASILVLVPAVAWGVSVVGLVGAAYAHIGVVLLALILYVLLLRNSLAPGRGLIAATWWPLATAAGAGTAASLAAGLFDEPVASLAVGGVVGLLVCFAMALPYLHAYAPTALTSRLQRAVHAIGGVWRVR from the coding sequence ATGGTATTCGTCGTCCGAATCGTCTCACCGAACGATTTTGGTGTGTTCGCCGTTGCCTTGGTTGTCCATGCCGTCGTGTCCAGCTTTGGGGAACTGGGGCTTTCCTCGTGTATCTCCCGCCGGGATCTAGATCCGGAGCGAGTCGGGCCCACCGTTGCCACCCTGGCGTGGGTAAGCAGCTTTGCGCTGGCCGCCATAACTGCTTTGTCCGCGGAGCCACTAGCGACCGCTCTGGGATCAATACATGCGGCCAATCCCATCCGCGTCCTATCCATCTCCATATTCCTGGGTGGACTGTTCACCGTTCCGGGCGCCTTACTCGTGCGTGAATTTCGTCAAGGCAGGATCCTGCTGGCAAGCGCAGTTGCCTTCCTCCCCATGAACGGATTGCTACTTCTCCTCGCGCTTAATGGCGACGGGGCTATGGCATTTGCATGGTCTCGAGTCGTCGGGCAATTGATTAGCGGGCTGGTCATGGTCGCGAGTGTGAAGCGACAGTATTGGCCTCGAATTAATGTCCACGAAATCCTACCTTTGCTCAGGTTTGGGCTGCCCCTTGCTGGCGCCAACTTGTTGACTTATGTGTTCTTAAATGCAGACTTTGCCATCATCGGCCGATCGCTGGGAACGGAACAACTGGGGATCTATACTTTGGCATTCACTATCGCCTCCTGGCCGACCTCAATACTCAGTTCCACAATCAACAGCGTCGCCATGCCCGCATTCTCGGCTGCAAGTTCTGACAGCGAGGACTTGACAAGGCTGCTGCGGAGTTCGACGACAATAGTGGCTCTGCTTGCATTTCCGATCGCAGCCCTTTCCATGGTGTTGGCGACGCCACTGCTCATTGTCGTGTATGGCGACAAATGGTCGCCCGCCGCGCCCGTGCTATCGGTGCTTGCCGTCTATGGTGCGCTATTCTCGATTTCGCTTCTGCTCTCTAACCTGCTTGTAGGAACAGGTAGGTCGGGAGTCGTGTTTCTTGTCCAAGGGGCGTCTATATTGGTCCTTGTCCCAGCCGTCGCGTGGGGCGTATCCGTCGTGGGCCTGGTGGGGGCTGCTTATGCACACATTGGCGTCGTGCTTTTAGCTCTTATTTTGTATGTACTGTTGCTGCGCAACTCCCTGGCACCTGGTCGAGGGCTCATCGCTGCAACTTGGTGGCCCTTGGCTACGGCAGCAGGAGCTGGTACGGCTGCAAGCCTGGCTGCCGGGCTCTTCGATGAGCCCGTCGCCAGCCTTGCAGTTGGGGGAGTGGTTGGACTGCTTGTGTGCTTCGCCATGGCCTTGCCCTATCTTCATGCGTATGCCCCAACGGCGCTTACCTCTCGCTTGCAGCGGGCCGTGCACGCGATCGGTGGTGTGTGGCGTGTCAGATGA
- a CDS encoding O-antigen ligase family protein, with product MLLVFAVASYAIAMLHGVPEKESSPADGGLIRLFAWTGICFLLNDGLRNRIELLKVLRHIVMAGTLTACLGLLQFVTGSSLVDWMSIPGLNSADSISNIDVRGDFVRAAGMASHPLEYGVVLAVSFPLAITLAFTDTTKSWLAKWTPVCAIVCASALSVSRTALIATAVSFVALIPAWPKQRRRRAYVAIVLLLVGVYFITPGMLGTLRGLFTFGSADSSINSRTESFSIAIEMVANNPIVGRGFGTFLPEYVIVDNQYLGLLVELGVLGVISFVSLIAAGLHCAKRARLVSVDEVMIQLSQAVLASLAAVGIAFAFFDGLSFPMAAAMLFLILGVSGALWRIVQEERAALPAGKLDALTARMTPGFRLLRPRREGVDDGPNA from the coding sequence GTGCTTCTTGTTTTCGCCGTGGCCAGTTATGCGATCGCAATGTTGCACGGAGTTCCCGAGAAGGAGTCCAGCCCGGCTGATGGGGGCCTCATCCGCTTGTTTGCTTGGACAGGAATTTGCTTCCTCTTGAACGATGGACTAAGAAATCGAATCGAACTTCTAAAGGTCCTTAGGCACATAGTTATGGCAGGAACGTTAACGGCGTGTCTTGGGCTACTTCAGTTCGTCACCGGCTCATCGCTCGTAGATTGGATGTCCATACCAGGGCTAAACAGCGCGGACAGTATCTCAAACATCGATGTCCGGGGCGATTTCGTCCGGGCTGCTGGGATGGCATCACACCCTCTGGAATACGGGGTCGTCCTGGCAGTCTCTTTCCCTCTGGCAATAACGCTTGCTTTTACTGACACGACAAAATCCTGGCTGGCGAAGTGGACCCCCGTCTGTGCGATAGTCTGCGCATCTGCATTGTCTGTTTCACGAACAGCCCTCATCGCGACGGCAGTATCATTCGTTGCACTAATCCCCGCTTGGCCAAAGCAACGACGCCGGCGAGCGTATGTGGCAATAGTACTGCTTTTGGTTGGCGTTTACTTTATAACACCGGGGATGCTTGGCACATTACGAGGACTCTTCACTTTTGGATCTGCGGACAGCAGTATCAACTCTAGAACAGAGAGCTTTTCGATAGCGATAGAAATGGTGGCGAACAACCCAATTGTTGGTCGTGGATTTGGAACGTTCCTACCAGAGTACGTCATTGTCGACAACCAATATTTAGGGCTGCTTGTAGAATTGGGTGTGCTAGGAGTCATATCGTTTGTTTCCCTTATAGCCGCGGGACTGCACTGCGCAAAGCGTGCACGCCTAGTATCTGTCGACGAAGTAATGATCCAACTCAGTCAGGCCGTCCTCGCTTCTCTTGCGGCTGTCGGCATAGCATTCGCGTTCTTTGATGGACTTTCATTTCCCATGGCCGCCGCGATGTTATTCCTCATACTTGGCGTATCCGGCGCGTTGTGGCGCATCGTCCAGGAAGAGCGCGCAGCCCTTCCTGCCGGAAAGCTAGATGCGTTGACCGCCCGAATGACTCCTGGATTTAGATTACTGCGTCCGCGTCGAGAGGGAGTTGATGATGGTCCGAACGCATGA
- a CDS encoding NAD-dependent epimerase/dehydratase family protein, with protein MKKLLGANVLVTGGAGTIGSTLVDQLVDAGVAHVDVLDNLVRGRRANLNDALATGLVQLVEGDLRDRDLIHDLTRGKDLVFHQAAIRITQCAEEPRLALEVLVDGTFNVFEAAVEHNVEKVIAASSASVYGMAEEFPTTERHHHHNNDTFYGAAKSFNEGMARSFRAMSGLDYVLLRYFNVYGPRMDVHGLYTEVLVRWMERIVDGVPPLVFGSGHQTMDFIHTADVARANILAAASDVREGVYNVASGTETSLAELAQTLLRVMQSLLHLDHGPERAVNGVARRLADVTAAKRDLGFEAAIELEDGLRSLVTWWRPLREEIAASRHLARPEAPSVGAR; from the coding sequence GTGAAGAAGTTGCTCGGCGCCAACGTCCTGGTCACCGGAGGCGCCGGAACCATCGGATCCACCCTGGTTGACCAACTGGTCGACGCCGGCGTGGCGCACGTGGACGTCCTGGACAACCTCGTCAGGGGGCGCCGGGCCAACCTCAACGATGCGCTGGCTACCGGACTCGTACAGCTGGTGGAAGGTGACCTGCGGGACCGGGACCTGATCCACGACCTCACCAGGGGCAAAGATCTGGTTTTCCATCAGGCTGCGATCCGCATCACCCAATGCGCCGAGGAACCACGGTTGGCTCTTGAGGTCCTGGTGGACGGAACCTTCAACGTGTTCGAAGCCGCCGTTGAGCACAACGTGGAAAAGGTCATCGCCGCGTCAAGCGCCTCGGTCTATGGAATGGCAGAAGAATTCCCCACCACCGAGCGGCACCACCACCACAACAACGACACCTTTTATGGGGCCGCGAAATCGTTCAATGAGGGAATGGCGAGGAGCTTCCGGGCCATGTCCGGCCTGGACTACGTCCTCCTGAGGTACTTCAACGTGTACGGACCCCGCATGGACGTCCACGGCCTCTATACGGAGGTACTTGTCCGATGGATGGAGCGGATAGTCGACGGCGTTCCGCCCCTGGTCTTCGGCAGCGGCCACCAGACAATGGACTTCATCCACACCGCCGACGTCGCAAGGGCCAACATCCTCGCAGCCGCAAGCGATGTCCGAGAGGGTGTCTATAACGTGGCCAGCGGCACCGAAACCAGCCTGGCAGAACTCGCACAAACACTGCTCCGGGTCATGCAATCCCTGCTGCACCTTGACCACGGACCTGAACGCGCAGTCAACGGCGTCGCTCGCCGACTCGCAGACGTCACCGCCGCCAAACGGGACCTTGGCTTTGAAGCCGCAATAGAACTTGAAGATGGACTACGCTCACTCGTCACGTGGTGGCGTCCCCTCCGGGAAGAAATCGCAGCCTCCCGGCACCTGGCCCGGCCCGAAGCACCCTCAGTAGGTGCACGATGA